Proteins encoded in a region of the Bacillota bacterium genome:
- a CDS encoding RtcB family protein translates to MIDALEQISDFVWKIPVDYKPGMRVPGIVYASKELLLKAKEDKAIEQVANVSFLPGIVSASYAAPDIHWGYGFPIGGIAATDYETGVISPGGVGFDINCGVRLLKTELTAKEANRMIEKLMLEIAKNVPKGVGSRGKIRLSRKEMAHLMTEGVRWAVGRGLGWEEDLVYMEEDGRLSGADPDKVSARAYERGLDQVGTLGAGNHFLEIQEVVEIFDRKAAGIFGLFEGQLVIMIHSGSRGVGHQICTDYIKVMDKAVSRLGIELPDRQLGCAPIKSKEGRDYYAAMACAVNYAFVNRHVLAHWVRESFERVLNKSAESLGMNLVYDVCHNIAKIEEHNVGGETKNVCVHRKGATRAFGPGHPLVPVKYRPVGQPVLVPGDMGSASYILVGTERAMQKTFGSTCHGAGRVMSRSQAKKKIRGHELRGELEARGIKVVAGNMGLLAEEAPAAYKDVSQVVEVCHRTGISTKVAKTRPLGVLKG, encoded by the coding sequence ATGATAGATGCTCTAGAGCAAATATCTGATTTTGTGTGGAAAATTCCAGTTGATTACAAACCTGGAATGCGGGTACCTGGGATTGTTTATGCAAGCAAAGAACTTCTATTAAAGGCAAAAGAGGATAAAGCCATCGAGCAGGTGGCCAACGTTTCTTTTTTGCCTGGCATAGTATCCGCTTCTTATGCCGCACCCGACATACACTGGGGGTATGGCTTTCCAATCGGTGGTATAGCAGCAACAGATTATGAAACGGGTGTTATATCCCCCGGTGGAGTTGGATTTGATATAAACTGCGGCGTGCGGCTGCTGAAAACCGAGCTAACCGCAAAAGAAGCAAATAGAATGATAGAAAAACTGATGCTCGAGATCGCAAAGAATGTACCAAAAGGTGTGGGAAGCCGCGGAAAAATAAGGCTTTCGCGAAAAGAAATGGCGCATCTTATGACTGAGGGGGTAAGATGGGCGGTAGGCCGCGGTCTTGGTTGGGAAGAAGACCTTGTATATATGGAAGAAGACGGCCGCCTTAGTGGTGCCGATCCCGATAAGGTGAGCGCTCGCGCTTATGAAAGGGGCCTTGACCAGGTGGGAACACTTGGAGCCGGAAATCATTTTCTTGAGATACAGGAAGTCGTCGAAATATTCGACAGAAAAGCGGCCGGTATATTTGGCCTTTTCGAAGGTCAGCTCGTAATAATGATACACTCCGGATCCCGGGGCGTTGGTCACCAGATATGCACTGATTATATTAAGGTGATGGATAAGGCGGTAAGCAGGCTTGGGATAGAATTACCAGACCGGCAACTCGGTTGTGCGCCGATAAAATCAAAAGAAGGCAGGGATTACTACGCTGCCATGGCGTGCGCTGTAAATTACGCTTTTGTAAACCGCCATGTTCTTGCACATTGGGTTAGGGAATCATTTGAGAGGGTTTTAAACAAAAGTGCAGAATCATTAGGGATGAACCTCGTCTACGATGTCTGCCACAACATCGCAAAAATCGAAGAACACAATGTTGGCGGTGAAACCAAAAATGTCTGTGTCCACCGTAAAGGAGCAACCCGCGCGTTTGGCCCTGGCCACCCACTTGTTCCTGTAAAATATCGTCCTGTGGGGCAGCCAGTTTTAGTGCCTGGCGACATGGGAAGCGCATCTTATATCTTAGTTGGCACCGAACGTGCAATGCAGAAGACCTTTGGCTCAACGTGCCACGGGGCAGGCCGCGTTATGAGCCGAAGCCAGGCAAAAAAGAAAATCCGCGGCCATGAACTACGAGGCGAACTTGAGGCGCGAGGTATTAAAGTGGTTGCTGGAAACATGGGACTTCTTGCCGAAGAGGCTCCTGCAGCTTACAAAGATGTAAGCCAGGTAGTAGAAGTCTGCCACCGGACTGGAATATCAACTAAAGTCGCAAAGACGCGCCCTCTTGGTGTATTAAAGGGCTAA
- a CDS encoding archease codes for MQAFEVLEHTADVGLRSYGNTLKEVFENAAIGMFSLITDLENVKSVLSEEVYVEAEDRESLLVEWLNELLYRFEVRYRVFKRFEILEWDGEYHLHAVAYGEPLDLGRHQILTQIKACSYHMLKIEHNDIWSAQVIFDV; via the coding sequence ATGCAGGCATTCGAGGTTTTAGAACATACCGCCGACGTGGGTTTACGATCCTACGGTAATACCTTGAAAGAAGTTTTTGAAAACGCTGCGATCGGTATGTTCAGTCTAATAACCGATCTTGAGAATGTGAAATCGGTTCTATCTGAGGAAGTCTATGTAGAGGCCGAGGATAGGGAAAGTCTGCTTGTTGAGTGGTTAAACGAGCTTTTATATAGGTTTGAGGTAAGATACCGTGTCTTCAAACGTTTCGAGATACTTGAGTGGGACGGGGAATACCATCTGCACGCCGTAGCATACGGCGAGCCGCTTGATTTAGGGCGCCATCAAATATTAACCCAGATAAAGGCCTGCAGCTACCACATGCTGAAAATTGAACACAATGATATTTGGTCGGCTCAGGTTATATTTGATGTATAG
- the nfi gene encoding deoxyribonuclease V (cleaves DNA at apurinic or apyrimidinic sites) yields MKVLKPHPWQVSIHEAAEIQNRLRQEIVISPINFESINYVAGADVSFSKYSDDVFAAVVILSYPELSVIEEATASIKTSFPYVPGYLTFREGPALVVAFEKIRVEPDVIIFDGQGMAHPRGFGIASHMGVLLDRPSVGCAKSVLIGKYKEPAITRGSTSPLLDKNGRQIGVALRTRDNVSPVFVSIGNRISLEDSVKVVLSCAPRYRLPEPIRRAHSLSNKIRKELLH; encoded by the coding sequence ATGAAGGTATTAAAGCCGCATCCATGGCAAGTTTCAATCCACGAGGCCGCGGAGATTCAAAATCGGCTAAGACAGGAGATAGTTATATCACCAATTAATTTTGAAAGCATTAATTATGTTGCAGGTGCTGATGTTTCGTTCTCAAAATACTCCGACGATGTTTTTGCGGCCGTTGTCATCTTAAGCTATCCAGAATTAAGCGTAATAGAGGAAGCAACTGCATCCATAAAGACCTCTTTTCCGTATGTGCCGGGTTATTTAACCTTCAGGGAGGGACCAGCCCTTGTTGTGGCATTTGAAAAAATAAGGGTTGAGCCAGATGTAATCATCTTTGATGGACAAGGGATGGCACACCCCCGCGGCTTCGGTATCGCCTCACATATGGGTGTGCTCCTTGATAGGCCATCAGTTGGCTGCGCTAAATCGGTCCTTATTGGTAAGTATAAGGAGCCAGCCATAACCCGTGGGTCAACAAGCCCTCTGCTTGATAAAAACGGAAGGCAAATTGGCGTAGCGCTTCGAACCAGAGATAATGTATCGCCGGTATTTGTTTCTATCGGCAACCGGATTTCCCTTGAGGATTCTGTAAAGGTCGTGCTATCCTGCGCTCCGCGCTACCGCCTTCCAGAGCCAATAAGGAGGGCCCACAGCCTCTCAAATAAAATTAGGAAGGAACTTCTTCATTAA
- a CDS encoding STAS domain-containing protein — translation MEIMRKSTDDTPIIEVKGQIDLSNCYRLHDAISDEIEDGNYYLVVNLNQISYIDSSCLGVLLGGLEKIKKRKGALAIVGNPLVDRVLTLTGLTRIFPFHSTVNDALEDIKKAKAKS, via the coding sequence ATGGAAATTATGCGCAAATCTACAGATGATACGCCGATTATCGAGGTAAAAGGTCAAATCGACTTGAGCAACTGCTACCGATTACATGATGCGATCAGTGATGAGATTGAAGATGGCAACTACTACTTGGTGGTCAACCTCAACCAGATAAGCTATATCGATAGCTCATGCCTCGGCGTACTGCTTGGTGGGTTGGAGAAAATCAAGAAAAGAAAGGGGGCTCTAGCTATTGTAGGCAACCCCCTTGTGGATCGAGTTTTAACATTGACTGGTCTGACACGAATTTTTCCTTTTCACTCCACAGTAAATGATGCCCTGGAGGACATAAAGAAGGCGAAGGCCAAATCTTAG
- the gyrA gene encoding DNA gyrase subunit A, with protein sequence MRSSYIDYAMSVIYGRALPDVRDGLKPVHRRILYAMHDMGIRPGTQYKKCARIVGEVLGKYHPHGDTAVYDSLVRMAQDFSMRNELVDGHGNFGSVDGDSPAAMRYTEARLSKLAAEMLRDIEKDTVDFVLNFDETLEEPMVLPARFPNLLVNGSDGIAVGMATKIPPHNLGEVIDAVIAMIDDPEITVKDLMKHIKGPDFPTGGIIMGRNGIKEAYKTGRGSIKIRGKAHVEQTKQGKQRIIISEIPFQVNKAKLAEKIAELVREKKLTEITDLRDESDRSGMRLVIELKRDAIAQVVLNKLYKHTQLEVSFGVIMLALVDGVPQILTLPQVIKHYIDHQRDVVTRRTKYELKKAEDRLHILEGLLIAIKNLDEVIKTIRQSKTVDEARDKLVKRFALTEIQAQAILDMRLQRLTALERQKLEDEHKELLKKIKYLKSILASEKVLLGIIKDELAEIKNKYTDKRRTQIMSAAAEIEIEDLIAEEDMVITITHSGYVKRLPINTYKQQGRGGKGVSGMNLKEGDFVEHVFIASTHNYILFFSNKGKVYKLKAHELPMAGRTARGQAIVNILPFASDEKIAAVISTRSFEEDQYLVMATKDGMIKKTPFIEYDTSRRDGILAITMREGDELIGVKITRGLDDIILISKNGMSIRFRETDVRPMGRTATGVKGMELAKDDEVLAIEIARDESDLLIVTENGFGKRTPMSNYPLQGRGGKGVKTLKEVSSRRGYIAAAKMVQENHEIMVVSTEGIVIRTPVKQISQMGRNTQGVKIMNLNDNDKVSTIALVAEQNKGRVKIEENGSKNNRGNGN encoded by the coding sequence TTAGAATGGCGCAGGATTTTTCGATGCGCAACGAGCTTGTAGATGGGCACGGTAACTTTGGTTCGGTGGACGGCGACTCACCGGCGGCCATGCGTTATACCGAAGCAAGATTATCTAAGCTTGCCGCAGAGATGCTTCGAGACATCGAAAAAGATACGGTTGACTTCGTTTTAAACTTCGACGAAACGCTCGAAGAGCCAATGGTGCTTCCGGCAAGGTTTCCAAACCTATTAGTGAACGGCTCCGACGGTATCGCAGTTGGTATGGCAACCAAAATACCGCCGCACAACCTGGGAGAGGTAATTGATGCGGTGATCGCTATGATTGATGATCCTGAGATTACCGTAAAGGACTTGATGAAGCATATAAAAGGCCCCGATTTTCCGACCGGCGGCATTATTATGGGAAGGAATGGGATCAAGGAGGCTTACAAGACAGGGAGAGGCAGCATTAAAATCCGAGGCAAAGCGCATGTTGAACAGACAAAGCAGGGCAAACAGCGCATCATTATCTCGGAAATACCTTTCCAGGTCAACAAGGCAAAACTGGCCGAAAAAATCGCCGAGCTTGTGCGAGAGAAAAAGCTCACTGAGATCACAGACCTCAGGGACGAGTCGGACAGGTCTGGTATGCGCCTTGTTATTGAATTAAAGAGAGACGCGATAGCCCAAGTTGTTTTAAATAAGCTATATAAGCACACGCAGCTTGAAGTCAGTTTTGGCGTTATTATGCTTGCACTCGTTGATGGTGTGCCGCAAATTCTCACTCTCCCTCAGGTTATTAAACATTACATAGACCATCAGAGGGATGTTGTAACAAGGCGCACAAAATACGAGCTCAAAAAAGCAGAGGATAGGCTGCATATTCTCGAGGGATTACTCATCGCTATAAAAAACCTTGATGAAGTAATAAAGACTATTCGCCAATCAAAGACGGTAGATGAGGCACGCGATAAACTGGTTAAAAGATTTGCCTTAACAGAGATACAGGCGCAGGCAATTCTTGACATGCGCCTGCAGAGATTAACTGCCCTTGAGAGGCAAAAACTTGAAGATGAGCACAAAGAGCTTTTGAAAAAAATTAAATATCTAAAAAGTATTTTGGCGAGCGAGAAGGTGCTTCTTGGCATTATTAAGGATGAACTTGCAGAGATAAAAAATAAATATACGGATAAGAGGCGCACCCAAATCATGAGTGCGGCTGCAGAGATAGAGATCGAGGACTTGATTGCCGAGGAGGATATGGTAATCACCATTACCCACTCCGGCTATGTAAAGCGTCTTCCTATAAACACTTATAAGCAGCAAGGCCGCGGTGGTAAGGGCGTATCGGGCATGAACCTGAAAGAGGGCGATTTTGTTGAGCACGTATTTATAGCGTCAACTCATAACTATATCTTGTTCTTCTCTAATAAGGGTAAGGTATATAAACTTAAGGCCCATGAACTTCCTATGGCCGGACGTACCGCTCGAGGACAGGCGATAGTAAATATCCTGCCCTTTGCATCAGATGAAAAAATAGCCGCAGTCATCTCAACTCGTAGTTTTGAGGAAGACCAGTACCTGGTAATGGCGACAAAAGACGGCATGATCAAAAAGACACCGTTTATAGAATACGATACGTCAAGAAGAGATGGTATCCTAGCTATAACCATGCGCGAGGGTGATGAGTTAATAGGCGTAAAAATTACCAGAGGCTTGGATGACATAATTCTTATATCAAAGAACGGAATGTCGATTCGTTTTCGTGAGACCGATGTTCGGCCGATGGGAAGGACGGCAACTGGTGTCAAAGGAATGGAGCTGGCAAAGGATGACGAGGTTCTTGCAATAGAAATAGCGCGGGACGAATCCGACCTTTTAATCGTGACCGAGAACGGCTTTGGTAAGAGGACGCCGATGAGCAACTACCCGCTCCAGGGTCGCGGCGGAAAAGGTGTTAAAACTCTGAAAGAGGTATCCAGCCGTCGCGGATATATCGCAGCGGCAAAGATGGTGCAGGAGAACCATGAGATCATGGTTGTTTCAACCGAAGGCATCGTAATAAGAACGCCAGTTAAACAAATATCTCAAATGGGTAGAAACACTCAGGGCGTTAAGATAATGAATCTTAACGACAACGACAAGGTAAGCACGATAGCTCTAGTCGCCGAACAAAATAAGGGACGGGTAAAAATTGAGGAAAACGGCAGCAAGAATAACCGCGGCAATGGCAACTAA